TCCTTTACTGATATCATTTCTGACCAGTGGACACTGTGACTGTGGGAGGTCCATCATACTTCATGACAAATCACTTACTTGAACCTGGATCCTCAGGGTGAGGGGACTAGTTTCCCTTTATGCAGACCATGTCATGCATAGTCATGTCTATGGAAGTATCTCAGCATCTCACCAAATATGAAACCTTACAACTCTGTGATTAATAACTCCTGCTGGTTTCAATTTAAGTAGGTAGACTGGTGGATTACCTTGGATGAGTGTGGACTTCTTTGTATCCAGTGGTTCTTTCTTAGTTTTAACCTTGAGTTCTTCACCAGGCTGACTTACTCCAACACCTCCATCTGTGCACATCCTGACGGAGTAGACTGCATCCTGTTTAAGGCTGTTCAGAGTGAATGTGTAGACCTCCTCTCTGGTCTCTTTACTCTGCCACTGACTGCTGTTCTCCTCTCTGAACTCAATGATAAACTGTTTTACAGATTCACAGCATTGGACAGACGGGTTGCTCCATGTCAGAGTGATGGAGTTTGCTTTCACTTCAGTGTATTTTACCTGAGTGGGTGGACCAACTGCTGTGAGGGTTACAGCCCTGCAGACATCACTGCTGACAGCATAGCTGAGTTTACCCACAGCTGTGGCTCTGATCTCATACTCAGTGTCTGGCTTTAGTCCTGACAGAGTTACTGTCTCTTGGTTCTTCTTCACTGGGTGAGATGTCCATtcagtgtcctgctgctgtttctgtctgtagtcTACTGTGTACTCTACAGTGACAGAGTCTGGTTCAGATACTGTAACTGTGAAGCTGTCATATGATGCAGTGGTGGATGGAGTGGCAGGTTTTGATGGAGAAACAAAGCAGACTGCATCATCACACCCGTCTTCATATATGAAAATACACGCTCCAGGATGACTCTCAGCATATTTTGATGTAACTATGAATTTGGTGTCATCACTGTTGCTGGACTTCTTCAGTTCTCCAAACAGTTTCAGTTGTTTCCTCATTGTCTGTCGAGTATCACTGGAGAGCCAGTCTGTGTTCGTGTCCCGTAGATCAGAGGATCCAGCAGAGTCCACCATTCCTGCTGGTCTGAGATGATTGGACAGTTTGACCAGGAAACCATCAGGCTGGTCTACAGAGGTAAATGAAAAGCACACAACATTTCTGACATCTAAATCAGACAACAGGTCATCCAGATGGTCTTCCATTTTCACTCCTAGTTTGTCCAGCTGTTTAAGGAAGGATTTCAGAGTATCTGATTCCTTCCCTTTGGTTTTTAGCCACTGATCCAGGTCTTTGTTGTTGAATGGTGACCTCTCATGAGTCTTAAGGATTTCCTCAAGGACACTCTCCTCTTTCCCACCCCCTCGGATTGAAGGAAGCACTGACCCGAGCTTCTGCATGAAGTCAAGCTTGTACTGGCAACACATCTGCATCAAATCCTGAACCTTCTTCTCCATGGCAGGAAATGTTGTTGCTGCGGTGTCTTTCAGGAGGTCGCTGCATCTCATCTCTGTCCTGTTTAAACTCTCTATAGTTTCTGATGAGCACGTGATGAGAGCACGGCTGATGTCTCTTTGGAGTCTTGCCGCTCTTGAATCCAGCTTCACCAGAGGGTATAGCCACACCCTGAGAGGAACAGCATGTTCTCCATCCTGTCCCAGCAGGTCAGGAAGGGTCCTGTAAACTTTCACAGCATCAGTGAAGGACGTTGGGTTGGAGGGTAGCTTGAAGTCTCCGTGAAACGTGCAGCTAAATTTTTctactgctgctctctctttgtcatCCATGTTGAATGAAGCCTCAGCATCTACTGTGAGGAATTTCAGCTTGTTGAAGGTGAGGTTAGCTTCTCCCTCCACTTGTTTTGTCTCGTCCTCTAATGATGAttctctgtcaaacacaaagTAAGCTCCAGCTCCGTACAGGATGGCTGTGACCACGTGAGTGGCAGTGTCGTCTTCAAACACATTAGGATGAGATACCTGTCCATGAGCCAGGTGAGacattgtcagtgtttcaaACTTTGTTGTTGCGTTGTACTGAAGAGTCACTCGAGCTTGTTTCTGAGATTTCTTTGTGTCTTGGAAATATTTTGCTGATCCTCTCACATTCACCAGTCCTCCCAACAGACTCAGTTTAAGAGAGCCAGAGATCTTTAACAAATTGGACTTCTCCTCAATCGAATCTGATGCTGTGACATTAAACTcagtattattttgttgttgcacACTTGTATTCTTTTGTAGCTCCTTTAGATCCCATAAGGTTACACCTGTTGACCAATTAATGATACAGAGAAAAGTCAAAGACTTGAAATGCCACAGTTAAATGTGTAACAGTGAGCAGTTTAACATTCTGTTTTCCAGATTATATCTATTGCAGCTTCTGACGTATGTGTCACAATactttttaaactgtgtattGGTTTATTTACTCTTTAATTCACAGTAAGAGGAAGTGAGATATTCAACACATCCATGAGGTCTGACCTGGAATGAGAGCATCCTTCCGGCAGTCATACAGCATGCCGAGCTGGAACGGTCTTCCCACAGCTGCAGTCTCTATGGTATCTTCACCACATGAGGCCATGGTGTCGATAAAGTtcagctggaaaataaaaactccCAGTTACTTAATCATCACTACCTGAATCTAAGGAGCTATAAGCCACCTTGTAATTTAGGCCTCTGTGGCAGTTCTAAACATGGTTTCTTATCTTCCCACATAAATTAAATGAAGGCCTAATCAATAGATTGAAGAAAGATTTAGGAAGAAGTGGGATACATTGAAATAGATGTGGGGAGCACATTCACTttgattcagttcagtttttctgcCAAGAACAAGTgaagtgttttcctttttatgatgactcctccacctggacactAGGTGTCCCTGTTGTTTTGTTCCTGTAGTTTTCCTTTGTGACGGTGGGCGGAGGGTCATCAGCTGAATGAGCCACACCTGGGCCCGGTGTGTGCTCATTCTGGAGTCTTTGTCGCTGGGGATGGTTCCTGTTTCCAGCCGACCTGATTTTTGTTATCCTTAGTTGCATTGTATTTTTGGTTAGATTGATtattcctgtctgtcttttcaaaACTGTCATTGCAACTGCCCTGTGTGCTGTGGCTTtgtctgtataagctgctggaaacttaatttccctgagggagtcatcccaagggatcaataaagtctgtctaagtctaagtctcaGACTAATTAATTTACTCTTTTGTAAATAGAATAttctttactttaaaatgcCAACTCGTACTGTCTCCATTCCTTGTCACAGCTCTAGAGCCAGGCTGTGCCAATCGTCTGTTCCCTGTTCCCCAGTGTAGATCTGTGTAGTGCTGCTGGTTCAGCTGGGAGTAAATTGTTTGATGAGTGGAAGGGAAGTTTTGTGAGTGAGACAGTTACTTAGTtgttgtgtcagtgtgacatCGACACTGGGTTGTAGTTTGCCCGTGCAGCGGTTTTGTGAATGCGCAGTGGGAGACATGGACAGGTGTGGTAAGTAAGCCATCTGGTTGTTTTGGTTTAGCGGCTGTACTGAcatatctgtttgtttcattctgatgtttgtgttgccAAGATAGGTGGTGATTTTGTTTCCACTGGGCTCTGCTGGTCCTGGAGACATAACCTTGGTAAGGTGCTACTGTTCTGTCCCTGTTTGGCTCAGGAACAAATTCCCCGAGTTCACTGGGGGGGGATTTGTCACTGTGGTGATGAAATTGGTTGGAGCAGTTTTCTCAGGGGCACGTCTGAAGCTGCAGGGAGAGTTGCTGCATTGTCACTTCACTGGGCTTGTGGGATGTAGTGCGTAAGTACCCACTACAAATAACACCTGAAGACCAGAGGGGATCTTGTAGTGCTTTTCCACTAGCACCTGCTTGGATCTACTTGACTCGACTCTACTCGATTTTTAGGGTTTTCCATTAGGTGGTAGTACATGATACCAGGTACTTTTGTAGTACCTACTTCAAGCCAAAAATGTAACGTCAACAGACCACAGGCCCCTGATTGGCCAGGGAGTGACGTCACTGGATGAGTCATGAGAGCGACTCCTTCACAAGAATCAAACCCACCATTTTAAAAACCTGGCAACAGAAAccacatgtttttattattgtgttgtgtttgtgttgcataCAAATGACGTTACAGGAGTTTCAGGCCACCTTGCTATGATGACCCCACCCATGCTGAGGTGGTACCCAACTGTAATGGAAAACAACCATAGTCGAGTAGGTGTTTAATAGAGGCAAATAGTACTAAAACTGTGTAATGGAAAAGCGGCATTACTTAGTTTCTGGTCAGGCAGATAGAGGGTCGGAGCTGCGgtggtgtgtgactgtgtggatCTCTGAAGCTCAAGCTGCTGGTGATATTTGTCACTTTGTGTGAAATCAGACAGGTAAGGTTaacacttttctttctcagttATGGATCTGGTAGAAGAATTTTTGAAAGGCCCGTCAGAGGAGTTGTTCTCCGACACTGAAGTGTTGTTCATGAGAGGAATTAGAGAAAATTGcagagcattttaaaatggacatcagagataaatggatgaaggaaaacaggaaaaatattttaaaagagaaCCTGTTAGAGGGGAGTGTTCTCCATCAAAAATGACCTGCTGTTGCTCCTGGTGGAGACTCGTATAGAGTGGTCGCCTCTTGTGAAGTTGGAGTGAGTGCCGTTTTAACAtttgaacagcagagagagttACTGTTGCTGCAAATGGAAGTTAAGAAGTTGGAACTGGAGGAGCACAGGTTAAGCTAAAGTAATGTGAATGGTGTGAGGCAGGTTCCTGGAGGTTTTGCTGGGCCTTCACATGGGTTTGATGTGTCCACTAATCTATGCTCGGTCCCCCAGTTTTGTGATGGTTGTTCTGGAGTGATTTAAAAACTCTGTGCCCAGTCATATTCTTATGTTTGTAAATGAACATAAGGTGAAGAACACGTGATCGTGTATACAGAGTTTGGGATGACTCTGGTTTCCAGGGAGATGGCAGTGGGTTTCGGCCAGCGGGTAAACAGTGGGAAGAGACAGCTAGTCCTTGCCATGGTCAGAGAAGGCCTCAGAGAGTCCATTACATTGTGATTCCAGTAACTACTGCAAAGGCAGAGGGCACTGGAAAGCCGAGTGTCCTGTGAAGGCTGGATCAAAAGAGGGTTCAGTAGTGCGCAGGTTAAGCCTGTAGCACTTATTGGTCCAATAATCCGTCCCGTCACCAGGAATATCAGTCCTGTCAGTCCCTCTTGTGACAGCTCTTCTGGTGTCATTTCTACCTGTTCTATTTCTCCTGATATACAGGTGGAGGCTGGAGGAGGTTGCAGTATTGCATTAGACTTTTCAGAGCCAGAAGTGGAGCAGTGTACAGACGGGAATGAGGCCTCCCCTGTGTCCATACCGGACTCTTTTATATTTCTCACAGTGAGCTGGTGGCAGAGCAGCATGCTGGTTCATCGCTCTGTGATGGGAAGAGTGCCACAAGAGGTTACCTCCTGTAAAATCAGGTCCTGGTGAGGGTGCCTCAAGGggagcattttattggtatTATCCAAATTGTTGTTCCAGTGGAGTTCCAGGAGGAGGTGCTGAGGACCTCACGTGACCAGTCTTGGCATTTGGGGGTCTGGAACTAAGGAACTAACTGCAGACTGATGCAGTGGTTTTTGTTCCTACAATCATATTGTTTTAACGCCACAGCAAAGGACAAGAGAATGCTGTGGCTGATGCTTTGTCAAGAGCCCCTTGCTCTTGAGTTGcttactgtgtctgtgtaatCTCAGTGTTCTCCAGTCTatgttggggttggggttgcTGGGTTGCAGGGGGTGAATATTGGTGGGTTGGCTTGGTGAGTATGGATGATATCAAAAACAAAGCATAATGACTGCAAAAAGTCAAATGCGTGGTTATGGTGTATAAAGCCATGATAAATTAAGAGAATTAGTTtgtattacttattattattgttattgatgtAATTGCTTCTGCATGTCCATTGTCATATTAATGCTCAGATATTTAAAGCCATTTCTAGACATTTGGATCAGTAAGGCATTGTCCTATAATTGAAATACCAAGTTGTTAACAGGTTAACATTCACTTTTACTAAAGTTCAGTTTATACATAGAAAATGTGCCAAATCTCCTCAAAGTATGGATAATATGAGGTACACTTAAAACTGGGTCTGATACATACATTACTAAATCATCTTCATATTAAGATACACTGTGCTCCCCTCCTCCACTTTTTGATGCCAGTGATTTCAGTGTAATGGATAAGGGCTTTATGGCCAAGACAAATAGTAGTGCACTGATCCCTGACAGGTCCCCCTTGACAGCTGAAAATACTGCGCATTTACAGAGGCTTTGGGTGAGGTATATGAGTTTAATCTATGAAATAAAATTAGGACCATACCAATATTTCTTTGAACATGCAAAAAATATCCCCATTCGACCCTATTAAAGTTTTGATCTACGAGAAGCACTgatctattatttattaaaaccttttaacacttaaagtgaaaacaaaagtataACAGTTAAGCAACATAATATCTGTagctgtaaaacaaatgaaaaaatatatgatGATTATGTTGAAGTTCCAAGGAAAAGATTAGTAAGTGGTTagtggtatatttgatggtgatgatgtgaagatgacgAAGAGATCTCTGCTGACACTGGCTtgcttgtatatagaagttaATTACAAAGAAgtgacaaaacaagcactgcagtagcctgtgagaggatccgagccaatatggatctctctcctaacagctctaaacatcagtatatatatatgttagttgtCTTCATGATCTATAGCGGGACATTGGCAcctcactcaatgacctcacttttccaaaaaacagagaggaggtgttATCCCTAACACTTACAGATTTACATTCACAGATTTACGTTCACAGCTATTAACCTAAAtatgaacccaaagaatagaaaaacATATATGCAGCTTCAGAGATTCTTAAGAGAGTGAAAACCATACCATACTTCAGACACTACATAAATCAAGAAGGTAATAATAAAGGGACTGGGAGCCTTCTCGTGAGCGTCCTCTGCCTAAATGTCACAACCGGCTGTCCCTGTGGCGTCACTTCTTTTAAGCCTAAACTTAACCTCATCCAGTTCACTCTGAGAACAATTGCTGAGACCTAAAGCATCTGAATGTCAGCCCACCAGCCTCAAAAAGGCTCTTCACCAGACTCCATCTGATTTATCAAAGTCTCTTCCTATATAACCTCTTTAAGTTTATAAGATAGTCCTCTGTGTTCTGCTGCacaacaattcaattcaatgcaattttatttatatatcacctaatcacaacaaaagtcatctcaaggcccttttcatacagagcaggtctagactgtcctctttaaaatatgatatttacagagagagacctaaCAAATCCCATCATGTGCAAACACTGGGCGACAGTACAACAGGTGGCTCAGGCATATCCTTTCCATGGTCAAAAAAGCCCCACATTTCCTGCTCTACAGCACCACTCTAACAATCTACTGTTGATCAGCTAGCCTGACATAAGTCATAAGGTTGTTGTGGAAATAAAAAGTTTGAAGATTTAGTGATTGTTACACAACTTGGGTTGAAGCTCAAACATTCACTCAAAACTTGACACTGACATTCGGACATATCATTTTGGGTCCAAATGGAGCAGAAAATCATAGTAGTGTTAGCaatgtgtaaaaacacaaaatgtccaCTAGATGCTAGCAGGAGATCGTGTATGAAACTGAGGCACTTGATAGGGCCACAAAAGGATAAGACGACAATAGTGGTTTGATGAAATAttgagacaaaaaacacacaattttgacacaactgaaaaaagtttggctgtgtgtcagctgtggGGCTGACATGAGCAGGTCACCTCTGGCTGTGCTTTGCTTGCTGTCAGTTGAAGGAGTGGTTTCTCTGATTTCATATGACAACGACATGGTGGAGTGGACTGATTATGtgttgcatttcattttgactgtgcatcatatttattttgtcaataGAATAAATTATTGCCAAAGAAACTATTCTGGACAGAATACAGTTGCAGTGTTGTTCTGGTTGTATTAGGACG
The DNA window shown above is from Lates calcarifer isolate ASB-BC8 unplaced genomic scaffold, TLL_Latcal_v3 _unitig_1633_quiver_864, whole genome shotgun sequence and carries:
- the LOC108889763 gene encoding uncharacterized protein LOC108889763, which translates into the protein MASCGEDTIETAAVGRPFQLGMLYDCRKDALIPGVTLWDLKELQKNTSVQQQNNTEFNVTASDSIEEKSNLLKISGSLKLSLLGGLVNVRGSAKYFQDTKKSQKQARVTLQYNATTKFETLTMSHLAHGQVSHPNVFEDDTATHVVTAILYGAGAYFVFDRESSLEDETKQVEGEANLTFNKLKFLTVDAEASFNMDDKERAAVEKFSCTFHGDFKLPSNPTSFTDAVKVYRTLPDLLGQDGEHAVPLRVWLYPLVKLDSRAARLQRDISRALITCSSETIESLNRTEMRCSDLLKDTAATTFPAMEKKVQDLMQMCCQYKLDFMQKLGSVLPSIRGGGKEESVLEEILKTHERSPFNNKDLDQWLKTKGKESDTLKSFLKQLDKLGVKMEDHLDDLLSDLDVRNVVCFSFTSVDQPDGFLVKLSNHLRPAGMVDSAGSSDLRDTNTDWLSSDTRQTMRKQLKLFGELKKSSNSDDTKFIVTSKYAESHPGACIFIYEDGCDDAVCFVSPSKPATPSTTASYDSFTVTVSEPDSVTVEYTVDYRQKQQQDTEWTSHPVKKNQETVTLSGLKPDTEYEIRATAVGKLSYAVSSDVCRAVTLTAVGPPTQVKYTEVKANSITLTWSNPSVQCCESVKQFIIEFREENSSQWQSKETREEVYTFTLNSLKQDAVYSVRMCTDGGVGVSQPGEELKVKTKKEPLDTKKSTLIQEMQKTIKIPMSLLNWEEYLIPAPLSIAIMGELVFISHCDDFSINKNPPKGGYKFIKFPDSFRACLMQVYDSLSHAFNEAHKNMDQICIHMSTVPDYMKAAVNILFNGTDEVIETPLPNQLENIHTIPDECVTLADSVEKKYADVINLIQDLLEACINAEHFYGEEMEKVKMKLEENKLREQSARQLSEQSKKAQQSYEKSVENMEKNQKELTDILVEMQNCKINEIDFDTKIKMLVKGLDAMGRVKEQWEKMVRFFQMVSNIVKTSLSKTMHNFINEKLFVKDLLYKQAFEASNIASLIHMISETYTEVSNKYLMDRVNSLGKLMAMDKERPEFLHERLKLQESCDDAQRGILQLVLKNKKEFERQTDARMKKIEGDLKAILPAAPPEETERIKEIVQAGFSKEEEDYY